In one Paracoccus everestensis genomic region, the following are encoded:
- a CDS encoding sugar transferase: MSVKSQSVAMARVTAAPSIETPRPWLYRSLLKRPLDMTLVLLTCPVVLPLVVLFALIVMLDGRNPFYSQQRIGRDGRIFRMWKLRSMVPDADQRLEEHLAQNPQARQEWDDTQKLRDDPRVTGFGRVLRACSMDELPQLWNVVTGDMSLVGPRPMMPDQQGMYSGQGYYRLRPGITGFWQTSGRNKTTFAARAWYDDCYERSLSFASDAAILLRTVSVVLGRTGC, encoded by the coding sequence ATGTCGGTTAAGTCCCAGTCGGTCGCGATGGCCCGCGTTACGGCCGCCCCTTCGATCGAAACCCCACGTCCCTGGTTATATCGCAGCCTGCTCAAGCGTCCGTTGGACATGACATTGGTGCTGCTGACCTGTCCGGTCGTGCTTCCGCTGGTGGTGCTTTTCGCGCTGATCGTCATGCTGGACGGCAGGAACCCGTTCTATTCGCAGCAGCGAATCGGCCGCGATGGCCGTATATTCAGGATGTGGAAGCTTCGCAGCATGGTTCCCGATGCCGACCAGCGGCTGGAAGAACATCTGGCCCAGAACCCGCAGGCCCGGCAGGAATGGGACGATACGCAGAAGCTGCGCGACGATCCGCGCGTGACTGGCTTCGGGCGGGTGCTGCGCGCCTGTTCGATGGACGAATTGCCGCAATTGTGGAATGTCGTGACCGGGGACATGAGCCTTGTCGGCCCGCGTCCCATGATGCCCGACCAGCAGGGAATGTATTCGGGCCAGGGGTATTACCGCTTGCGTCCCGGCATCACCGGCTTCTGGCAGACCTCGGGCCGCAACAAGACCACCTTCGCGGCGCGTGCATGGTATGACGACTGTTACGAACGCAGCCTGTCTTTCGCCAGCGATGCTGCGATCCTGCTGCGCACCGTGTCCGTTGTGCTGGGCCGGACCGGCTGCTGA
- a CDS encoding WecB/TagA/CpsF family glycosyltransferase: MQFSYGSTAVRVNMPDPSSLMAEITRRLRNGQGFALATINLDHLVKLRQDESFRDAYAAQDLVVADGNPIVWLSRLASHPVGLVTGSDLVIPLARLAATEDVGVALVGTTDKALAAAAEEIQRRAPGCRIVARIAPPMGFDPDSDAARDLLLQVRSSGARLCLLALGAPKQERLAAQGRSVAPEIGFASIGAGLDFLAGNQTRAPQWVRRIAMEWAWRMMSAPGRLVPRYARCAAILPSEAVAALRQRL; this comes from the coding sequence ATGCAATTTTCCTATGGATCGACGGCGGTCCGGGTCAACATGCCCGATCCCTCCTCGCTTATGGCCGAGATCACGCGTCGCCTGCGCAACGGCCAGGGTTTTGCCCTTGCGACCATAAACCTGGATCACCTGGTCAAGCTGCGCCAGGACGAAAGCTTTCGCGACGCCTATGCCGCACAGGATCTGGTGGTGGCGGATGGAAATCCAATCGTCTGGCTTTCACGCCTGGCCAGCCATCCGGTCGGCCTGGTGACAGGATCGGATCTGGTGATTCCGCTGGCCCGGCTGGCCGCGACCGAGGATGTGGGCGTGGCCCTGGTCGGCACCACTGACAAGGCTCTGGCAGCGGCGGCAGAAGAAATTCAACGCCGCGCGCCGGGTTGCCGGATCGTGGCCCGGATCGCCCCGCCGATGGGTTTCGATCCCGACAGCGATGCCGCCCGCGATCTTCTGTTGCAGGTGCGCAGCAGCGGGGCGCGATTGTGCCTTCTGGCGCTTGGTGCCCCGAAACAGGAACGGCTGGCGGCGCAGGGCCGGTCGGTGGCGCCGGAAATCGGCTTTGCATCGATCGGTGCGGGTCTGGATTTCTTGGCGGGCAACCAGACCAGGGCGCCGCAATGGGTCAGGCGGATCGCGATGGAATGGGCATGGCGGATGATGTCGGCGCCCGGACGGCTTGTCCCCCGCTATGCCCGCTGCGCCGCCATCCTGCCGTCCGAGGCGGTGGCGGCCTTGCGGCAGCGCCTTTGA
- a CDS encoding DUF2927 domain-containing protein — protein sequence MMQKTTGFRRSLPLLGLLALAACQAPDPAPRPVPAPRPQARPENTGPSQEELRKARAERNRAANIAASQALTKASLASNAQRDFYARAERALRDGGRLRRDRVPLDAPIDADTLTRNFIAIALRDEYGAGGMQANGGGAPAPLRRWQEPVRVQLEFGAVVDVATRRAYRVEVSQFAERLAQATGNGVSLTDSGGNFIVLVLSDDERRAVGSRLAQLVPGIPPQDIAVMQALDADNFCTVFAYSRGASPVYSNAVALIRAELPPLLQTSCIHEELAQGMGLANDSPAARPSVFNDDEEFALLTRHDELLLRILYDPRLRPGMSAAEAEPIVRQIATELVAQSI from the coding sequence ATGATGCAGAAGACAACCGGTTTCCGGCGCAGCCTGCCCCTGCTGGGGCTGCTGGCCTTGGCCGCCTGCCAGGCACCTGACCCCGCGCCGCGACCGGTTCCCGCGCCCCGCCCGCAGGCGCGTCCCGAAAACACCGGCCCGTCGCAGGAGGAGTTGCGCAAGGCCCGCGCCGAACGCAACCGTGCCGCCAATATCGCTGCGTCACAGGCGCTGACCAAGGCCAGCCTTGCCAGCAACGCGCAGCGGGATTTCTATGCCCGCGCCGAACGCGCGCTGCGCGATGGGGGACGCTTGCGCCGTGACCGGGTTCCGCTGGATGCGCCCATCGACGCGGACACCTTGACCCGCAACTTTATCGCCATCGCCCTGCGCGACGAATATGGCGCGGGCGGAATGCAGGCAAATGGCGGTGGCGCGCCTGCCCCCCTGCGCCGCTGGCAGGAACCGGTGCGGGTGCAGCTGGAATTCGGGGCGGTCGTGGATGTGGCCACCCGCCGCGCTTATCGGGTCGAGGTCAGCCAGTTTGCCGAGCGCCTGGCGCAGGCGACCGGGAATGGCGTGTCGCTGACCGACAGCGGCGGCAATTTCATCGTTCTGGTGCTGTCCGACGACGAACGCCGTGCCGTCGGTTCGCGGCTGGCGCAGCTGGTGCCAGGGATACCGCCACAGGACATCGCCGTCATGCAGGCCCTGGACGCAGACAATTTCTGCACCGTCTTTGCCTATTCGCGCGGAGCCTCGCCGGTTTATTCGAATGCCGTCGCGCTGATCCGCGCCGAACTGCCCCCGCTGTTGCAGACCTCTTGCATCCACGAGGAACTGGCCCAGGGCATGGGTCTTGCCAATGACAGCCCCGCCGCCCGCCCCTCGGTCTTCAACGACGATGAAGAATTCGCCCTGCTGACCCGGCATGACGAGTTGCTGCTGCGGATCCTTTACGATCCCCGGCTGCGCCCCGGGATGTCCGCGGCCGAGGCCGAACCCATCGTCCGCCAGATCGCGACGGAACTCGTGGCGCAAAGCATCTGA
- a CDS encoding toxic anion resistance protein — MTDETRRRAEDIRTEIETVISAPLPQPKDEPVSVRTADPQLAAEIRRRMDEIDLTDSGSIVRFGTRAQAGLQEISQKMLADVKSKDVGPAGESLRGIVTTIRGFSTSELDMRRTRSWWEKLLGRSAPFAKFVANYEQVQTQIDRITVELERHEQTLLKDIKALDLLYDHTLNFYDELALYIAAGEEKLQELDSTAIPEMEARVKAVPEDDQVMQAQALRDLRAVRDDLERRVHDLKLTRQVTMQSLPSIRLVQENDKSLVTKINSTLVNTVPLWETQLAQAVTIQRSAEAARAVKEASDLTNDLLTRNADNLRQANVQIRTQTERGVFDINSVKAANAQLIATIEDSLRIADEGRARRAAAESDLTKMEADLRDTLARATAQRQGAPART; from the coding sequence ATGACCGACGAGACCCGCCGCCGCGCCGAAGACATCCGCACCGAAATCGAAACGGTGATTTCGGCACCCTTGCCCCAGCCCAAGGATGAACCGGTGTCGGTCCGTACGGCGGACCCCCAGCTTGCCGCCGAGATCCGCCGCCGCATGGACGAGATCGACCTGACCGATTCAGGATCCATTGTCCGGTTTGGCACCCGTGCGCAGGCGGGCTTGCAGGAAATCAGCCAGAAGATGCTGGCCGACGTGAAAAGCAAGGACGTCGGTCCGGCAGGCGAAAGCCTGCGCGGCATCGTGACCACGATCCGGGGATTTTCCACCAGCGAACTGGACATGCGCCGGACGCGAAGCTGGTGGGAAAAGCTGCTGGGCCGATCGGCGCCCTTTGCCAAGTTCGTGGCGAATTACGAACAGGTCCAGACCCAGATCGACCGCATCACCGTGGAGTTGGAACGGCACGAGCAAACCTTGCTGAAGGACATCAAGGCGCTGGACCTGCTGTATGACCATACGCTGAACTTCTATGACGAACTCGCCCTGTATATTGCCGCGGGCGAGGAGAAGTTGCAGGAACTGGACAGCACGGCGATCCCCGAAATGGAAGCGCGCGTAAAGGCCGTCCCCGAGGATGACCAGGTCATGCAGGCCCAGGCCCTGCGCGACCTGCGGGCCGTCCGCGACGATCTGGAACGCCGCGTTCACGACCTGAAGCTGACGCGGCAGGTGACGATGCAGTCGTTGCCCTCGATCCGGCTGGTTCAGGAAAACGACAAGTCCCTGGTCACCAAGATCAACTCGACCCTGGTGAACACGGTGCCGCTGTGGGAAACCCAGCTTGCCCAGGCGGTGACCATCCAACGCAGCGCCGAGGCGGCGCGCGCCGTCAAGGAGGCCAGCGACCTGACCAATGACCTGCTGACCCGCAATGCCGACAACCTGCGCCAGGCGAACGTCCAGATCCGCACCCAGACCGAACGCGGCGTGTTCGACATCAATTCGGTCAAGGCGGCCAACGCCCAGCTGATCGCCACCATCGAGGACAGCCTGCGCATTGCCGACGAGGGCCGCGCCCGCCGCGCCGCCGCCGAAAGCGACCTGACCAAGATGGAGGCCGATCTGCGCGACACCCTGGCTCGCGCAACAGCCCAGCGGCAGGGGGCGCCGGCCCGGACATGA